One segment of Phragmites australis chromosome 13, lpPhrAust1.1, whole genome shotgun sequence DNA contains the following:
- the LOC133889355 gene encoding protein LOW PSII ACCUMULATION 1, chloroplastic isoform X2 gives MAKIRSEVLSPFRSVRMFFYLAFMASGALGGLIALTQLLPALANPARAVGAAETLKGLGIDVGAVSLFAFLYSRESKAKDAQVARLAREERLSRLKLRVGAGDGESGGGRPFQLSELRGTARLVIVAGPAEFVAESFRRSQPFLRELAERAVLAVPFATDGNTLELRFDEGEREEKDGDDKDDIVAKKSRRLWQLTPVYTAEWAQWLDDQKKLAGVPPDSPVYLSLRMDGRVRGSGVGYPPWQAFVAQLPPVKGMWSGLFDGMDGRVL, from the exons ATGGCGAAGATAAGGAGTGAGGTCCTGTCCCCGTTCCGGTCGGTGCGGATGTTCTTCTACCTCGCGTTCATGGCCAGCGGCGCGCTCGGGGGCCTCATCGCGCTCACGCAACTCCTACCCGCGCTGGCGAACCCCGCGAGGGCCGTCGGCGCCGCCGAGACCCTCAAGGGCCTGGGCATCGACGTCGGCGCGGTCTCGCTCTTCGCGTTCCTCTACTCGCGCGAGAGCAAGGCCAAGGACGCCCAGGTGGCCAGGCTCGCGCGGGAGGAGCGCCTGTCCAGGCTCAAGCTCCGCGTCGGCGCTGGGGACggggagagcggcggcggcaggccgTTCCAGCTCAGCGAGCTTAGGGGCACCGCGCGGCTCGTCATCGTCGCCGGCCCTGCCGAGTTCGTCGCCGAGTCGTTCCGCAGGAGCCAGCCGTTCCTGAGGGAGCTCGCGGAGAGGGCCGTGCTGGCGGTGCCCTTCGCCACGGACGGGAACACGCTGGAGCTCCGTTTCGACGAGGGTGAGCGGGAGGAGAAGGACGGCGACGACAAAGACGACATCGTTGCCAagaagagcaggaggctctggCAGCTCACGCCGGTGTACACAGCTGAATGGGCACA GTGGTTAGACGATCAGAAGAAGCTGGCCGGCGTGCCACCTGATTCCCCCGT GTACCTCTCGCTCCGGATGGACGGGCGAGTCCGCGGCAGCGGCGTCGGCTACCCGCCGTGGCAAGCCTTCGTGGCGCAGCTACCGCCGGTGAAAGGCATGTGGTCAGGCCTTTTTGACGGGATGGACGGCAGGGTGCTATAG
- the LOC133889355 gene encoding protein LOW PSII ACCUMULATION 1, chloroplastic isoform X1: MAATLPSPSTVSVPCALRAPVLFLRPISRNPLLSLSYNRACCGGVRCSAVNKPSPSPSTPDSEVSSMAKIRSEVLSPFRSVRMFFYLAFMASGALGGLIALTQLLPALANPARAVGAAETLKGLGIDVGAVSLFAFLYSRESKAKDAQVARLAREERLSRLKLRVGAGDGESGGGRPFQLSELRGTARLVIVAGPAEFVAESFRRSQPFLRELAERAVLAVPFATDGNTLELRFDEGEREEKDGDDKDDIVAKKSRRLWQLTPVYTAEWAQWLDDQKKLAGVPPDSPVYLSLRMDGRVRGSGVGYPPWQAFVAQLPPVKGMWSGLFDGMDGRVL, from the exons ATGGCGGCGACCCTTCCATCCCCGTCCACCGTCTCCGTCCCCTGCGCCCTCCGCGCTCCTGTCCTCTTCTTGCGGCCGATCTCTCGGAACCCATTGCTCTCGCTCTCCTATAACAGAGCATGCTGCGGCGGGGTCCGATGCTCCGCCGTAAACAAGCCCTCTCCTTCTCCATCCACTCCGGACAGCGAGGTAAG CTCCATGGCGAAGATAAGGAGTGAGGTCCTGTCCCCGTTCCGGTCGGTGCGGATGTTCTTCTACCTCGCGTTCATGGCCAGCGGCGCGCTCGGGGGCCTCATCGCGCTCACGCAACTCCTACCCGCGCTGGCGAACCCCGCGAGGGCCGTCGGCGCCGCCGAGACCCTCAAGGGCCTGGGCATCGACGTCGGCGCGGTCTCGCTCTTCGCGTTCCTCTACTCGCGCGAGAGCAAGGCCAAGGACGCCCAGGTGGCCAGGCTCGCGCGGGAGGAGCGCCTGTCCAGGCTCAAGCTCCGCGTCGGCGCTGGGGACggggagagcggcggcggcaggccgTTCCAGCTCAGCGAGCTTAGGGGCACCGCGCGGCTCGTCATCGTCGCCGGCCCTGCCGAGTTCGTCGCCGAGTCGTTCCGCAGGAGCCAGCCGTTCCTGAGGGAGCTCGCGGAGAGGGCCGTGCTGGCGGTGCCCTTCGCCACGGACGGGAACACGCTGGAGCTCCGTTTCGACGAGGGTGAGCGGGAGGAGAAGGACGGCGACGACAAAGACGACATCGTTGCCAagaagagcaggaggctctggCAGCTCACGCCGGTGTACACAGCTGAATGGGCACA GTGGTTAGACGATCAGAAGAAGCTGGCCGGCGTGCCACCTGATTCCCCCGT GTACCTCTCGCTCCGGATGGACGGGCGAGTCCGCGGCAGCGGCGTCGGCTACCCGCCGTGGCAAGCCTTCGTGGCGCAGCTACCGCCGGTGAAAGGCATGTGGTCAGGCCTTTTTGACGGGATGGACGGCAGGGTGCTATAG